Proteins encoded in a region of the Planctomycetia bacterium genome:
- a CDS encoding cytochrome c, whose amino-acid sequence MLRAPMLLGIWLLSGGHHAVGLAAEPFPAPFDSERDTAARPLPAAEAAAGMGVPAGFRVSVFAAEPDVLNPVAMAWDPRGRLWIAENHTYAEAPVRLDRRLRDRVLIFTDTDGDGRADERKVFLDDLRQLTSVEVGHGGIWLLCPPQLLFVPDADGDDVPDGPPRVVLDGFDVTDVHHNFANGLRFGPDGWLYGRAGGACPGRVGPPGTPVEDRVRIDGGIWRYAVHGGRFEVLCHGTTNPWGHDWNACGDGFFINTVTGHLWQMIPGARYPRHGTLDPNPHVYEPIEMHADHWHFDTRGGWQKSRDGAANDLGGGHAHSGMMIYLGDNWPAEYRDRLFTWNFHGRRANQEILVREGSGYVARHGADLLASRDPFFRGIELAYGPDGSVLAIDWSDTGECHESTGVHRTSGRIFHVAHGPPAARRATNLRGMSCTELAGLMTHANEWFPRQARLLLAARSRVADVERGTAGSAADFPQAREALLRLVRTAEPQVAYRALLTLHAAGGCEPALLRDLLGHDDEHLRAWAVRLLTDDWPIDGMLGPARLTAAEAARIAAAAPRVAADLRRVAADDPSGLVRLAIASALQRLPLEHRADVAAALLARPEDAADHNLPLLVWYGLMPTVDRDPLRAAELARASRWPRTQRLIARRLAGLVDRAPAGLDRLVAAVAALPGAEVERNLIEGIAAGLAGWRRAPKPAGWDAVVERLGGGDTPVAAIVRELSAVFGDGRALDDLRRLVLDEQADAGLRRAALETLVRQRDDVREICLRLAGDRRFAAIAAEGLAASDDAAAAQAIVAAYDRDRGAGRPRIVAILASRASFATALLDAVAAGKIPRGAVTAYDLRQMRAIGDAAVSARLEREWGAVRETAADKRQRIDALKERLTPAVLAGADVSHGRLLYDRSCGRCHRLFGAGEAIGPDLTGGNRTNIDYLLENIVDPGGTVAPDYRMSVLEMTDGRVLSGLVTARDDKTLTLVTPTETRTISRSDIEELTVTSQSPMPEGMLDALSAEEIRDLIGYLMQPAQVPLP is encoded by the coding sequence ATGCTCCGTGCCCCGATGCTTCTCGGCATCTGGCTGCTGAGCGGCGGGCATCACGCCGTTGGCCTGGCGGCCGAGCCGTTTCCGGCGCCGTTCGACAGCGAGCGGGACACGGCCGCCCGACCGCTGCCCGCGGCCGAGGCCGCGGCGGGGATGGGGGTGCCGGCCGGCTTTCGCGTCTCGGTGTTCGCAGCCGAGCCCGACGTCCTGAATCCGGTCGCCATGGCCTGGGACCCGCGCGGCCGGCTGTGGATCGCGGAGAACCACACCTACGCCGAGGCTCCTGTCCGCCTCGACCGCCGGCTCCGCGACCGGGTGCTGATCTTCACCGACACCGACGGCGACGGCCGGGCCGACGAGCGGAAGGTGTTTCTCGACGACCTCCGGCAGTTGACGAGCGTCGAGGTCGGCCACGGCGGCATCTGGCTGCTCTGCCCGCCGCAGTTGCTCTTCGTTCCCGACGCCGACGGCGACGACGTACCCGACGGGCCGCCGCGGGTCGTGCTCGACGGCTTCGACGTCACCGACGTCCACCACAACTTCGCCAACGGGCTGCGGTTCGGCCCCGACGGCTGGCTCTACGGCCGTGCGGGGGGCGCCTGCCCGGGCCGCGTCGGCCCGCCGGGCACTCCCGTCGAGGACCGGGTGCGGATCGACGGCGGCATCTGGAGGTACGCGGTCCACGGCGGCCGCTTCGAAGTCCTCTGTCACGGCACCACAAACCCCTGGGGACACGACTGGAACGCCTGCGGCGACGGGTTCTTCATCAACACGGTCACCGGCCACCTCTGGCAGATGATTCCCGGCGCCCGCTATCCGCGGCACGGCACGCTCGACCCGAATCCCCACGTCTACGAGCCGATCGAGATGCACGCCGACCACTGGCACTTCGACACCCGTGGCGGCTGGCAGAAGTCACGCGACGGCGCCGCGAACGACCTCGGCGGCGGCCACGCCCACAGCGGGATGATGATCTACCTCGGCGACAACTGGCCGGCCGAATACCGCGACCGGCTCTTCACCTGGAACTTCCACGGTCGCCGCGCCAACCAGGAGATTCTCGTCCGCGAGGGAAGCGGCTACGTCGCCCGGCACGGCGCCGACCTGCTCGCCTCCCGCGACCCGTTCTTCCGCGGCATCGAACTGGCGTATGGTCCCGACGGCTCCGTGCTGGCGATCGACTGGAGCGACACGGGCGAATGCCACGAATCGACCGGCGTGCACCGGACGAGCGGCCGGATCTTTCACGTTGCCCATGGCCCGCCGGCGGCCCGCCGCGCCACCAACCTGCGCGGCATGAGTTGCACGGAACTGGCCGGGCTCATGACGCATGCCAACGAGTGGTTCCCGCGTCAGGCGCGGCTGCTCCTCGCCGCCCGCAGTCGCGTGGCCGACGTCGAGCGCGGCACGGCCGGCAGCGCGGCCGACTTTCCGCAGGCGCGGGAGGCGCTGCTGCGGTTGGTACGAACGGCCGAGCCGCAGGTCGCCTACCGAGCGCTGCTCACGCTCCACGCCGCCGGCGGCTGCGAACCCGCACTGCTTCGCGACCTGCTTGGCCATGATGACGAGCACCTCCGGGCGTGGGCCGTGCGGCTTCTCACCGACGACTGGCCGATCGACGGGATGCTCGGGCCGGCGCGGCTGACGGCGGCCGAGGCGGCGCGGATTGCCGCGGCCGCGCCGCGGGTCGCTGCCGACCTGCGCCGCGTCGCGGCCGACGACCCAAGCGGCCTCGTCCGGCTGGCGATCGCCTCGGCGCTCCAGCGACTCCCGCTCGAGCACCGTGCCGACGTCGCCGCGGCGCTCCTCGCCCGGCCCGAGGATGCCGCCGACCACAACCTGCCGCTCCTCGTCTGGTACGGCCTGATGCCCACGGTGGACCGCGATCCGCTCCGCGCCGCCGAACTGGCCCGCGCCTCCCGCTGGCCGCGGACGCAGCGGCTTATCGCCCGGCGTTTGGCCGGCCTCGTCGATCGCGCGCCCGCCGGGCTCGACCGGCTGGTGGCGGCCGTCGCCGCGCTGCCCGGCGCCGAGGTGGAGCGGAACCTGATCGAAGGCATCGCCGCGGGGCTCGCCGGCTGGCGCCGGGCACCGAAGCCGGCCGGCTGGGACGCGGTGGTCGAGCGGCTCGGTGGCGGCGACACGCCCGTCGCGGCGATCGTCCGCGAGCTGTCGGCGGTGTTCGGTGACGGCCGGGCCCTCGACGACCTGCGCCGCCTCGTGCTCGACGAGCAGGCCGACGCGGGGCTGCGTCGCGCGGCGCTCGAGACGCTCGTGCGGCAGAGGGACGACGTGCGCGAGATCTGTCTGCGGCTGGCGGGGGATCGCCGGTTCGCGGCGATCGCGGCTGAGGGGCTCGCCGCCAGCGACGACGCGGCCGCTGCCCAGGCGATCGTGGCCGCATACGATCGCGACCGGGGAGCAGGGCGGCCGCGGATCGTCGCCATCCTCGCCTCGCGGGCGTCGTTCGCCACGGCCCTGCTCGACGCCGTGGCCGCGGGCAAGATCCCGCGCGGGGCGGTCACGGCCTACGACCTGCGGCAGATGCGGGCGATCGGAGACGCGGCGGTCTCCGCCCGGCTGGAGCGCGAGTGGGGCGCCGTCCGCGAGACAGCGGCCGACAAGCGGCAGCGGATCGACGCCCTCAAGGAACGGCTCACGCCTGCGGTGCTGGCCGGCGCCGACGTGTCGCACGGCCGGCTCCTCTACGACCGCAGTTGCGGCCGCTGCCACCGGCTGTTCGGCGCCGGGGAGGCGATCGGCCCCGACCTCACGGGCGGCAATCGGACGAACATCGACTACCTGCTGGAGAACATCGTCGATCCGGGTGGCACCGTGGCCCCCGACTACCGGATGTCGGTGCTGGAGATGACCGACGGCCGCGTCCTCAGCGGGCTCGTGACGGCGCGGGACGACAAGACGCTGACGCTGGTGACGCCGACGGAGACGCGGACGATTTCCCGGAGCGACATCGAGGAGCTGACTGTGACGAGCCAGTCGCCGATGCCCGAGGGGATGCTCGACGCCCTGTCGGCGGAGGAAATCCGCGACCTGATCGGCTACCTGATGCAGCCGGCCCAGGTGCCGCTGCCGTAG
- a CDS encoding hypothetical protein (possible pseudo, internal stop codon) encodes MFDTELYQQVLGLTTPWKVTDVRLDVESTEIHVHVEHPEGCRWNGPHCSRELACYDHAPER; translated from the coding sequence ATGTTCGACACGGAGCTCTATCAGCAGGTTCTTGGCTTGACCACTCCTTGGAAGGTGACGGACGTGAGGCTCGATGTCGAGTCGACCGAGATCCACGTCCACGTCGAGCATCCCGAAGGCTGCCGCTGGAACGGGCCACATTGTAGCCGTGAGTTGGCCTGCTACGACCATGCACCCGAGCGGTGA
- the dtd gene encoding D-aminoacyl-tRNA deacylase, whose amino-acid sequence MRAVVQRVSEASVTIDGRTVGRIDAGLLVLVGVEHGDAPTDAEWLAGKIAALRIFSDEAGRMNRSVRDVGGATLVVSQFTLLADTARGTRPSFVRAARPEEAVPLYERFAQALGDATGRPAERGVFAADMRVALVNDGPVTIWIDSRRKTDAAPDASPGAVPDTTPSPESTTETSP is encoded by the coding sequence ATGCGGGCAGTCGTGCAGCGGGTGAGCGAGGCGAGCGTGACGATCGACGGCCGGACCGTCGGCCGGATCGACGCCGGCCTGCTCGTCCTCGTCGGCGTCGAGCACGGGGACGCTCCGACCGATGCCGAGTGGCTGGCCGGAAAGATCGCCGCCCTGCGAATTTTTTCCGACGAGGCGGGGCGGATGAATCGCTCCGTCCGCGACGTGGGAGGCGCGACGCTCGTCGTCAGCCAGTTCACGCTGCTCGCCGACACGGCCCGGGGCACGCGGCCGAGCTTCGTTCGCGCGGCCCGACCCGAGGAGGCGGTGCCGCTCTACGAGCGGTTCGCGCAGGCCCTCGGCGACGCGACCGGCAGGCCGGCGGAACGCGGCGTGTTCGCGGCCGACATGCGCGTGGCCCTGGTCAACGACGGGCCGGTGACGATCTGGATCGACTCACGCCGCAAGACGGACGCGGCCCCGGATGCTTCGCCGGGCGCCGTTCCGGACACCACGCCATCCCCCGAATCCACCACGGAGACATCCCCATGA
- the ygdD gene encoding membrane protein — protein MTARTCLLVAALSGGLAVTLGAFGAHGLNDTKYLEHKYADLPAKTVAGMEVPASWKYFRDFETAVHYQFTHTAALIACGLLIQRRPSRLLAAAAWCFMAGMLLFCGSLYVLVIGGPRWLGVPWGAVAPLGGSLLIVGWLALAGHCLGER, from the coding sequence ATGACAGCCCGCACCTGCCTGCTCGTCGCCGCCCTGTCGGGCGGCCTCGCCGTGACACTCGGCGCCTTCGGCGCCCACGGCCTCAACGACACGAAGTACCTGGAACACAAGTACGCCGACCTGCCGGCAAAGACCGTGGCGGGGATGGAGGTGCCGGCGAGCTGGAAATATTTCCGCGACTTCGAGACGGCGGTCCACTACCAGTTCACCCACACGGCGGCCCTGATCGCCTGCGGCCTCCTCATCCAGCGCCGTCCGTCGCGGCTGCTCGCCGCCGCGGCCTGGTGCTTCATGGCCGGCATGCTGCTGTTTTGCGGTTCGCTGTACGTGCTCGTGATCGGCGGGCCGCGCTGGCTGGGCGTGCCGTGGGGCGCGGTGGCCCCCTTGGGGGGCAGCCTGCTGATCGTCGGCTGGCTCGCCCTGGCAGGCCACTGCCTGGGCGAGCGCTGA